A single region of the Brachypodium distachyon strain Bd21 chromosome 3, Brachypodium_distachyon_v3.0, whole genome shotgun sequence genome encodes:
- the LOC100836884 gene encoding uncharacterized protein LOC100836884 — protein MDRSVEGAAAQYYSSAMGPLAGQLGEWLCRAVQPPAPTPCGSPGGPPVTARRVRLRDGRHLAYEETGVPLHRARFRVVFSHGFTGSRLDSLRASPEVAEELGVYMVGFDRAGYGESDPNPARTVESAALDVADLADALGLGDKFHLVGFSLGCHAVWGALRYIPHRLAGAAMLAPVVNYWWPGFPPELAAQEYGKQARGDQWALRVSHHAPGLLHWWMEQSWLPLPTSTVASNTTHLPNKRDAEVRRTLAADGTLRAKREMATQQGIMESYYRDMAVMFGKWEFDPMALPEPECEVHLWQGDEDGLVPVVLQRHVAGSLRWVKYHELPGTGHFLSAVPGLGDTVLRTLFSN, from the coding sequence ATGGATCGATCGGTTGAAGGGGCAGCGGCGCAGTACTACTCCTCGGCGATGGGCCCGCTGGCGGGCCAGCTTGGCGAGTGGCTGTGCCGGGCCGTGCAGCCCCCGGCACCGACGCCGTGCGGTTCCCCCGGCGGGCCGCCCGTCACGGCCCGGCGCGTCCGGCTGCGGGACGGGCGCCACCTGGCCTACGAGGAGACCGGTGTGCCCCTGCACCGCGCGCGCTTCCGTGTCGTCTTCTCCCACGGCTTCACCGGCTCCCGCCTCGACTCCCTCCGCGCCTCGCCGGAGGTGGCCGAGGAGCTAGGCGTCTACATGGTGGGCTTCGACCGGGCCGGCTACGGCGAGAGCGACCCCAACCCGGCCCGCACCGTCGAGAGCGCGGCCCTGGACGTggccgacctcgccgacgcGCTGGGCCTCGGCGACAAGTTCCACCTCGTGGGCTTCTCCCTGGGCTGCCACGCCGTCTGGGGCGCGCTCCGCTACATCCCGCaccgcctcgccggcgccgccatgcTGGCCCCCGTCGTCAACTACTGGTGGCCGGGGTTCCCGCCGGAGCTCGCGGCCCAGGAGTACGGCAAGCAGGCCCGAGGTGACCAGTGGGCGCTCCGCGTGTCGCACCACGCCCCGGGCCTCCTCCACTGGTGGATGGAGCAGAGCTGGCTGCCATTGCCGACCTCCACCGTGGCCTCCAACACGACGCACCTCCCCAACAAGCGCGACGCCGAGGTCCGCCGGacgctcgccgccgacgggaCGCTGAGGGCCAAGAGGGAGATGGCCACGCAGCAGGGGATCATGGAGTCTTACTACAGGGACATGGCGGTCATGTTCGGGAAGTGGGAGTTCGACCCCATGGcgctgccggagccggagtGCGAGGTGCACCTGTGGcagggcgacgaggacgggctcGTGCCCGTTGTGCTGCAGCGCCATGTCGCCGGGAGCCTCCGGTGGGTCAAGTACCACGAGCTCCCCGGCACCGGACACTTCCTCTCCGCCGTTCCCGGGCTCGGCGACACCGTTCTCCGGACACTCTTCAGTAATTGA